One stretch of Archocentrus centrarchus isolate MPI-CPG fArcCen1 chromosome 5, fArcCen1, whole genome shotgun sequence DNA includes these proteins:
- the LOC115780990 gene encoding uncharacterized protein LOC115780990, with product MVFTAGREPAMEKDKEKQRPPHGQLISVPPRDTARLLEMYVKRSLSLNDGTHGLKAAGRKEKWVTMPKKSRRHSSDPSLHLAPSLEHSDDGEIDTFAPVEPVPKPEKCPEESEKPTKISKKTKKTSFWKNILGFFTRKGNEDKDDEQDTSSDKSSTSNTAITCLPVTPVTLPKKPLRRKSLKRRFSKRPLSLIKSNRPVDITGVEAVISVAPTDSYYEKVSEELEKIVHEVKEKEEVVSLSDEEIINRIIALTKEQGDAIELKLKDNPTLSNFFQQMTYSSFQKLADAYVEKEASPAQKPPTVLPTAPELVKLAFTLDFTARIAGLSKQNTGHITGLGNRYLRDRFEYRQVCTDHPWSDSDD from the exons ATGGTCTTTACTGCGGGTAGAG AGCCtgccatggaaaaagacaaagaaaaacaaaggcctcCTCATGGTCAGCTGATTTCTGTGCCTCCCCGGGATACAGCCCGTCTCCTGGAGATGTACGTCAAACGTAGCCTCAGTCTAAATGATGGTACGCATGGGCTTAAAGCTGctgggaggaaagaaaaatgggtgACAATGCCAAAAAAATCAAGACGGCATTCGAGTGACCCCTCCCTTCACCTGGCCCCTTCACTTGAGCATTCAGACGATGGAGAAATTGATACGTTCGCTCCAGTCGAGCCTGTACCAAAACCTGAGAAATGTCCTGAGGAATCAGAGAAACcaacaaaaatatcaaagaagACCAAGAAAACctcattttggaaaaatataCTTGGCTTTTTCACCCGGAAGGGCAATGAGGACAAAGATGACGAGCAGGATACTTCATCGGACAAGTCCAGTACCTCTAACACCGCAATTACCTGCCTGCCCGTGACTCCAGTCACCTTACCAAAGAAGCCTCTAAGAAGAAAGTCCCTAAAAAGAAGATTCTCAAAAAGGCCACTATCTCTGATAAAATCAAATAGACCTGTTGACATCACTGGGGTTGAAG ctGTCATCAGCGTAGCACCAACAGACTCTTATTATGAGAAGGTGTCAGAGGAACTGGAAAAAATTGTCCATGAggtcaaagaaaaagaggaagttgTATCTCTTTCAGATG AGGAGATAATTAACAGGATCATTGCTCTGACAAAGGAACAGGGGGATGCCATAGAGCTCAAG CTGAAAGATAACCCCACCCTGAGCAACTTCTTCCAGCAAATGACCTACTCTTCCTTCCAGAAGCTTGCTGATGCATATGTTGAGAAAGAAGCCTCACCAGCCCAAAAACCTCCCACCGTCTTACCAACAGCACCTGAGCTGGTCAAACTGGCCTTCACACTCGACTTCACGGCCAGGATAGCCGGGCTTTCCAAGCAGAATACAGGGCACATTACCGGTCTGGGAAACCGTTATCTACGGGACCGATTTGAATACAGACAG GTATGCACAGATCATCCATGGTCTGACAGTGATGACTGA
- the rplp2 gene encoding 60S acidic ribosomal protein P2 produces MRYVAAYLLAVLGGNTSPSAKDIKSILDSVGIEADDERLNKVISELNGKDINEVMNSGLSKLASVPAGGVVAAPAAAAAGGTAGAAPAAAEEKKEEKKEESEESDEDMGFGLFD; encoded by the exons ATGCGTTACGTGGCCGCTTACCTCCTAGCTGTTCTCGGTGGAAACACCAGCCCTTCTGCCAAGGACATCAAGTCCATCTTGGACAGCGTGGGAATTGAGGCTGATGATGAACGCTTAAATAAG GTCATTAGTGAGCTGAATGGTAAAGACATCAACGAAGTCATGAACTCAG GCCTCTCTAAGTTAGCCTCCGTACCAGCAGGTGGTGTTGTGGcagcacctgctgctgctgctgctggtggaacTGCTGGGGCTGCGCCTGCTGCTG CggaagagaaaaaggaagagaagaaagaagaatcTGAAGAGTCAGATGAAGACATGGGCTTTGGTCTCTTTGATTAA
- the LOC115780753 gene encoding adenosine receptor A1-like isoform X1, which translates to MTSCPVKPQETMDMMYISIETAIALASVVGIVLVVLVVYVNRSLRKGTFCFIVSLAVADITVGLLVIPLAIIISLQYYTQFYTCLLLSCLILMITQSSIFSLLAIAIDRYLRVKIPTRYSIIVTNRRAYVAVCLCWILSFLTGLVPMTGWNNYDALGNLSSSREIVCEFTSVIRMDYMVYFNFFVCVVPPLLIMMCLYGEIFRVIRKQLNRRAEATCDGEKYFRKELKLAKSLALVVFLFAVCWLPIHIMNCITLFCPECTPQFASKVGIFMSHVNSALNPLVYAFRMKHFRATLIQIIRRSMLGKKKIWRLQRTSWMKNKMPCYTSANIVTLSLRNRGSSGPSEIRQTITWTASSSGFCSLFWSFSL; encoded by the exons ATGACTTCCTGTCCTGTCAAGCCACAGGAAACTATGGATATGATGTACATCTCCATTGAGACAGCGATTGCGCTGGCCTCTGTAGTTGGGATTGTTctggtggtgctggtggtgtaTGTGAACCGGTCTCTCCGCAAAGGAACCTTCTGCTTCATTGTGTCGCTGGCCGTGGCTGACATCACTGTGGGACTTTTGGTGATCCCTCTAGCTATCATCATCAGTCTGCAATATTACACTCAGTTCTACACATGCCTCTTGCTCTCCTGCCTGATACTGATGATCACCCAGAGCTCCATCTTTTCCCTGCTGGCTATAGCCATCGACAGATATCTGCGAGTCAAAATTCCCACCAG GTACAGCATCATAGTGACTAACAGGCGGGCATATGTAGCAGTTTGCCTGTGTTGGATCCTCTCCTTCCTCACCGGATTGGTTCCAATGACTGGCTGGAATAATTATGATGCACTAGGAAACCTCAGTAGCTCCAGAGAGATAGTCTGTGAGTTCACCAGTGTCATAAGGATGGACTATATGgtgtattttaatttctttgtctGTGTAGTGCCACCACTGTTAATAATGATGTGTCTGTATGGGGAGATCTTTAGGGTTATACGGAAGCAACTTAACCGCCGTGCTGAGGCCACGTGTGATGGAGAAAAGTACTTCCGGAAGGAGCTGAAACTGGCCAAGTCACTGGCCTTGGTGGTCTTTCTCTTTGCTGTGTGCTGGCTGCCAATACACATCATGAACTGCATTACCTTATTTTGTCCAGAGTGTACACCTCAGTTTGCCTCAAAAGTAGGGATTTTTATGTCCCATGTAAACTCAGCTCTTAATCCACTGGTTTATGCATTCAGGATGAAGCATTTTCGTGCCACCCTCATCCAAATCATTCGCCGTTCCATG CTGGGGAAGAAGAAGATCTGGAGGCTCCAGAGGACGAGCTGGATGAAGAACAAGATGCCTTGCTACACTTCAGCAAATATCGTGACACTCAGTTTGAGAAACCGTGGGAGCAGTGGACCTTCAGAGATAAGGCAAACTATTACATGGACCGCATCTTCCTCGGgtttttgttcacttttttggtcattttcattGTAG
- the LOC115780753 gene encoding adenosine receptor A1-like isoform X2, which yields MTSCPVKPQETMDMMYISIETAIALASVVGIVLVVLVVYVNRSLRKGTFCFIVSLAVADITVGLLVIPLAIIISLQYYTQFYTCLLLSCLILMITQSSIFSLLAIAIDRYLRVKIPTRYSIIVTNRRAYVAVCLCWILSFLTGLVPMTGWNNYDALGNLSSSREIVCEFTSVIRMDYMVYFNFFVCVVPPLLIMMCLYGEIFRVIRKQLNRRAEATCDGEKYFRKELKLAKSLALVVFLFAVCWLPIHIMNCITLFCPECTPQFASKVGIFMSHVNSALNPLVYAFRMKHFRATLIQIIRRSMACKPIEATVYPASTVVPNERVDENL from the exons ATGACTTCCTGTCCTGTCAAGCCACAGGAAACTATGGATATGATGTACATCTCCATTGAGACAGCGATTGCGCTGGCCTCTGTAGTTGGGATTGTTctggtggtgctggtggtgtaTGTGAACCGGTCTCTCCGCAAAGGAACCTTCTGCTTCATTGTGTCGCTGGCCGTGGCTGACATCACTGTGGGACTTTTGGTGATCCCTCTAGCTATCATCATCAGTCTGCAATATTACACTCAGTTCTACACATGCCTCTTGCTCTCCTGCCTGATACTGATGATCACCCAGAGCTCCATCTTTTCCCTGCTGGCTATAGCCATCGACAGATATCTGCGAGTCAAAATTCCCACCAG GTACAGCATCATAGTGACTAACAGGCGGGCATATGTAGCAGTTTGCCTGTGTTGGATCCTCTCCTTCCTCACCGGATTGGTTCCAATGACTGGCTGGAATAATTATGATGCACTAGGAAACCTCAGTAGCTCCAGAGAGATAGTCTGTGAGTTCACCAGTGTCATAAGGATGGACTATATGgtgtattttaatttctttgtctGTGTAGTGCCACCACTGTTAATAATGATGTGTCTGTATGGGGAGATCTTTAGGGTTATACGGAAGCAACTTAACCGCCGTGCTGAGGCCACGTGTGATGGAGAAAAGTACTTCCGGAAGGAGCTGAAACTGGCCAAGTCACTGGCCTTGGTGGTCTTTCTCTTTGCTGTGTGCTGGCTGCCAATACACATCATGAACTGCATTACCTTATTTTGTCCAGAGTGTACACCTCAGTTTGCCTCAAAAGTAGGGATTTTTATGTCCCATGTAAACTCAGCTCTTAATCCACTGGTTTATGCATTCAGGATGAAGCATTTTCGTGCCACCCTCATCCAAATCATTCGCCGTTCCATGGCATGTAAACCCATAGAAGCCACTGTGTACCCTGCAAGCACAGTAGTCCCAAATGAGAGAGTGGATGAAAACCTGTAA
- the LOC115780753 gene encoding adenosine receptor A1-like isoform X3 — MTSCPVKPQETMDMMYISIETAIALASVVGIVLVVLVVYVNRSLRKGTFCFIVSLAVADITVGLLVIPLAIIISLQYYTQFYTCLLLSCLILMITQSSIFSLLAIAIDRYLRVKIPTRYSIIVTNRRAYVAVCLCWILSFLTGLVPMTGWNNYDALGNLSSSREIVWLYGSNLTAVLRPRVMEKSTSGRS; from the exons ATGACTTCCTGTCCTGTCAAGCCACAGGAAACTATGGATATGATGTACATCTCCATTGAGACAGCGATTGCGCTGGCCTCTGTAGTTGGGATTGTTctggtggtgctggtggtgtaTGTGAACCGGTCTCTCCGCAAAGGAACCTTCTGCTTCATTGTGTCGCTGGCCGTGGCTGACATCACTGTGGGACTTTTGGTGATCCCTCTAGCTATCATCATCAGTCTGCAATATTACACTCAGTTCTACACATGCCTCTTGCTCTCCTGCCTGATACTGATGATCACCCAGAGCTCCATCTTTTCCCTGCTGGCTATAGCCATCGACAGATATCTGCGAGTCAAAATTCCCACCAG GTACAGCATCATAGTGACTAACAGGCGGGCATATGTAGCAGTTTGCCTGTGTTGGATCCTCTCCTTCCTCACCGGATTGGTTCCAATGACTGGCTGGAATAATTATGATGCACTAGGAAACCTCAGTAGCTCCAGAGAGATAGTCT GGTTATACGGAAGCAACTTAACCGCCGTGCTGAGGCCACGTGTGATGGAGAAAAGTACTTCCGGAAGGAGCTGA
- the LOC115780876 gene encoding adenosine receptor A1-like, giving the protein MEDKTIYTCVEVLIGFCCCLGNMLVILALWTSKSIRQPTFCLIVSLALADFLVGFVAIPLAVLVDGRVKTSFEICLFISCVVILLTLVSVLCLTAIAVDRFLRVYIPIRYKRIVTQRLSCCMVAACWLVAVSLSFAPMFGWHNSKNNNSTSCKFIEVISPQYLVYFNFFLCTLTPLLVMTALYIYIFCTIRRKLRDKPGSHATNSYNYLRKERQLAGSLSLVLALFALSWLPLHIMNCILYFGQNNVPEDAFYVGIVLSHANSAVNPVVYAFKIQKIKRAYLKIWRRYISCAAENQESQTSQTDDRSSSNVNE; this is encoded by the exons ATGGAGGACAAGACGATTTATACATGCGTGGAAGTGCTCATTGGATTTTGTTGCTGTCTGGGTAACATGTTGGTTATTTTGGCCCTTTGGACCAGTAAAAGCATTCGGCAACCGACCTTCTGCCTTATTGTCTCGCTGGCTTTGGCTGATTTTCTGGTTGGCTTTGTGGCCATACCGTTGGCTGTACTGGTGGATGGACGAGTGAAGACTTCATTCGAAATTTGTCTCTTTATCAGCTGTGTGGTTATTCTGTTGACCCTCGTTTCAGTTCTGTGCCTGACAGCTATTGCTGTGGATCGTTTCCTTCGGGTGTATATCCCTATTAG GTACAAAAGGATTGTAACACAGAGACTCTCTTGTTGTATGGTAGCAGCATGTTGGCTTGTTGCAGTCTCTCTCAGCTTTGCCCCCATGTTTGGGTGGCAcaacagtaaaaacaataaTTCTACATCCTGCAAGTTTATAGAGGTTATCTCACCGCAGTACCTGGTTTATTTCAACTTTTTCCTCTGCACATTGACACCTCTGTTGGTAATGACTGCTTTGTACATCTATATCTTCTGCACAATCCGAAGAAAACTTCGAGATAAACCAGGCAGCCATGCCACAAATTCGTACAACTACCTAAGGAAAGAGAGACAGCTAGCAGGATCTTTGTCTCTGGTATTGGCCCTGTTTGCCCTGTCCTGGCTCCCGCTCCACATAATGAATTGTATTCTTTACTTTGGACAGAACAATGTACCAGAAGACGCTTTCTATGTTGGGATTGTGCTCTCTCATGCTAACTCAGCTGTCAACCCAGTTGTCTATGcattcaaaatacaaaaaatcaAGAGAGCATATCTAAAGATTTGGAGACGGTATATTTCATGTGCAGCAGAAAATCAGGAATCCCAGACAAGCCAGACAGACGACAGATCCAGCAGTAACGTCAATGAATGA